From Oryza brachyantha chromosome 9, ObraRS2, whole genome shotgun sequence, a single genomic window includes:
- the LOC102699618 gene encoding pentatricopeptide repeat-containing protein At1g79540, producing MRCAAAARSLLPLPSATRIHTASSPSLATELDAADALHALLSTLPPSLPALLPCLSLLSPTLTPHSVSEALLCAALPAASRLRLFLFSSLSPRLRSRPLHAHAISLLRHSSDADEAMFDALADARAAGLTASSSAFAALVAAHSSAGRHAEAVQAFSRMDEFDCRPTAFVYNTVLKALVDSGVILLALALYNRMVAAGCAPNRATYNVLMDGLCKQGMAGDALKMFDEMLDRGIMPNVKIYTILISSLCNAGRIEEAVQLLGSMKEKGCLPDEVTYNAFLSGLCKVGRINEAFERLLMLQDGGFALGLKGYSCLIDGLFQARRFDEGFDYYKAMLERNISPDVVLYTIMIRGCAEAGRVDDAFSFLDVMKSKGFMPDIFCYNTLLKVLCDLGDLERAHTLRSEMLQNNLVLDSTTQTIMICGLCKRGLVDEAMQIFDEMGELGCRPTVMTYNALIDGFYREGRLDEARMLFHKMEMGNNPSLFFRLTLGASQVRDSESLRKLVHDMCQSGQVLKAYKLLRGIIDSGVSPDVVTYNTLINGLCKVGTLDGAVRLFKELQLKGISPDEVTYGTLIDGLLRAYRENDAMMLFQNILQSGSSPSLSIYNSMMRSLCRLKKLSQAINLWLDYLPKKYNLSLESEALANAQEKIEDGSLDDGVRELIKIDQEYGSINSNPYTIWLIGLCQVRRSDDALKIFHTLQEFGIDITPACCAHLINYLCWDRNLNAAVDVMLYALSKHIILSQPVGNRLLRWLCICYRRQDAQALAWRMHLVGYDMDAYLREPTKKLLYSQ from the coding sequence ATGAGatgtgcggcggcggcacgctccctcctccctctcccctccgccacccgcATCCACACCGCATCTTCCCCTTCGCTGGCCACcgagctcgacgccgccgacgccctccACGCCCTCCTCTCCACGCTCCCGCCCTCGCTCCCCGCGCTGCTCCCctgcctctccctcctctcccccaccCTCACCCCGCACTCCGTCTCCGAGGCCCTCCTCTGcgccgccctccccgccgcctcccgtctccgcctcttcctcttctcctccctctcacCGCGCCTCCGCTCCCGCCCGCTCCACGCCCACGCCATATCCCTCCTGCGCCACTCCTCCGATGCCGACGAGGCCATGTTCGACGCTCTCGCCGatgcccgcgccgccggcctcacGGCCTCTTCTTCCGCTTTCgcggcgctcgtcgccgcgcactcctcggccggccgccATGCCGAGGCTGTCCAGGCCTTCTCCCGGATGGATGAGTTCGACTGCCGCCCGACCGCCTTCGTCTACAACACCGTACTCAAGGCCCTCGTGGACAGCGGGGTCATCCTCCTCGCCCTGGCGCTGTACAACCGGATGGTCGCCGCCGGATGCGCGCCCAACAGGGCCACCTATAATGTACTCATGGACGGCCTGTGCAAGCAGGGTATGGCGGGGGACGCGCTCAAgatgttcgacgaaatgcttgACAGGGGGATCATGCCCAACGTGAAGATCTACACTATCCTCATCTCGTCCCTATGCAATGCAGGGAGGATTGAGGAAGCTGTGCAGCTGCTGGGTTCGATGAAGGAGAAGGGGTGCCTGCCTGACGAGGTCACATACAATGCCTTCTTAAGTGGTCTGTGCAAAGTTGGTAGGATCAATGAGGCATTTGAGCGGCTGTTGATGCTGCAGGATGGTGGCTTTGCACTAGGGTTGAAAGGGTATAGCTGTTTGATTGATGGTTTGTTCCAGGCTAGGCGTTTTGATGAGGGCTTTGACTATTACAAGGCAATGTTGGAGCGCAACATCTCACCAGATGTCGTTCTGTATACAATAATGATCCGTGGTTGTGCAGAGGCCGGAAGAGTTGACGATGCCTTTTCATTCCTTGATGTAATGAAAAGCAAAGGTTTCATGCCCGACATCTTTTGTTATAACACACTGCTCAAGGTTCTATGTGATCTCGGTGATCTGGAGAGAGCTCACACATTGAGGTCAGAGATGTTGCAGAATAACTTGGTTCTTGACTCCACTACACAAACAATCATGATATGTGGACTGTGCAAGAGAGGACTTGTTGATGAGGCAATGCAGATTTTTGATGAGATGGGAGAGCTTGGTTGTCGTCCTACGGTTATGACGTACAATGCGCTAATTGACGGATTCTACAGGGAGGGCAGGCTGGATGAAGCTCGTATGCTTTTCCATAAGATGGAGATGGGAAACAATCCTTCCTTGTTCTTTCGATTGACCCTTGGTGCCAGCCAGGTGCGGGATAGTGAGAGCCTCCGTAAGCTGGTTCATGATATGTGCCAATCTGGCCAGGTGCTAAAAGCATACAAGCTTCTTCGGGGTATAATAGACAGTGGAGTTTCTCCTGATGTTGTCACGTATAACACATTGATAAATGGACTCTGTAAAGTGGGGACTCTTGATGGAGCAGTACGGCTCTTCAAAGAGCTCCAACTCAAAGGAATTTCTCCTGATGAGGTCACTTATGGAACTCTTATTGATGGGTTGTTGAGAGCATACAGAGAAAATGATGCCATGATGTTGTTCCAGAATATATTGCAGAGTGGTAGCTCCCCTAGTTTGTCAATCTACAACTCTATGATGAGATCGCTATGTAGGTTGAAGAAATTGTCGCAAGCAATCAACCTCTGGTTGGATTACCTGCCCAAAAAGTATAATCTCTCACTGGAGAGTGAGGCACTTGCTAATGCCCAGGAAAAAATTGAAGATGGTTCCCTGGATGATGGGGTAAGGGAGTTAATCAAGATAGATCAAGAATATGGTTCAATTAATTCAAACCCTTATACCATTTGGCTGATAGGGCTTTGCCAGGTAAGGAGAAGTGATGATGCTCTTAAGATTTTTCATACTCTTCAGGAGTTTGGCATTGACATCACACCAGCATGCTGTGCCCATCTTATCAATTACTTATGTTGGGATAGAAATCTAAATGCAGCAGTTGATGTTATGCTGTATGCATTGAGTAAACACATCATTTTGTCACAACCTGTAGGCAACCGCTTACTTAGGTGGCTTTGTATCTGTTACAGAAGGCAGGATGCACAAGCTCTTGCATGGAGAATGCATCTTGTAGGATATGATATGGATGCATATCTTCGTGAGcctacaaaaaaattattatacagTCAGTAG
- the LOC102717649 gene encoding LOW QUALITY PROTEIN: cyclase-like protein 4 (The sequence of the model RefSeq protein was modified relative to this genomic sequence to represent the inferred CDS: inserted 1 base in 1 codon), whose translation MNIWDGGSTRLRCCLPSINQSIAQYSCLYPTACLQVISCTAHEKSEAASLQVQLVPWRSRRRCSCCCCDATEEVAERREEFDGGRIIDISHYNREEMPAWESAGGTGEFLRLVRSMRNASDIANFRAPHSGTHVDAPGHVFDHYYHAGFDVDTLDLALLNGPALLVDVPXDNNITANVMESLHIPKGVRRVLFRTLNTDRKLMWKKEFDTSYLGFMKDGAQWLIDNSDIRLVGVDYLSVGAFDECIPAHLVFLEKRKVILVEALNLEHVTPGIYTLHCLPLRLRGSEGSPARCILIK comes from the exons ATGAACatatgggatggaggtagcaCTCGACTACGGTGTTGCTTGCcctcaatcaatcaatcaattgcCCAGTACTCGTGTCTCTATCCCACGGCGTGTCTTCAAGTGATTAGCTGCACCGCACATGAAAAGTCTGAGGCTGCTAGTCTACAAGTTCAATTAGTTCCATGGCGCTCACGCCGTCGTtgttcctgctgctgctgcgacgcgacggaggaggtggcggagaGGCGAGAGGAGTTCGACGGTGGGCGGATCATCGACATCAGCCACTACAACCGGGAGGAGATGCCCGCGTGGGAGTCGGCGGGCGGCACCGGCGAGTTCCTCCGGCTGGTGAGGTCCATGCGCAACGCCTCCGACATCGCCAACTTCCGAGCTCCGCACTCCGGCACGCACGTCGACGCGCCCGGCCATGTCTTTGACCACTACTACCACGCCGGCTTCGACGTCGACACTCTCGACCTCGCCCTCCTCAACG GACCAGCGTTATTGGTTGATGTTC AGGATAATAACATAACAG CTAATGTCATGGAATCTTTGCATATTCCTAAAGGAGTTCGACGTGTGCTCTTTCGAACTTTAAATACAGATAG GAAGCTTATGTGGAAGAAAGAATTTGATACAAGTTATCTCGGTTTTATGAAGGACGGTGCTCAATGGTTGATTGATAATAGTGACATTAGACTAGTTG GGGTTGACTACCTGTCTGTGGGAGCGTTTGATGAATGCATTCCAGCTCATTtagtttttcttgaaaaaaga AAAGTCATACTCGTGGaagccttaaatttagagcatgTTACTCCAGGAATATACACCTTACATTGCTTGCCACTAAGGTTGCGTGGTTCTGAAGGCTCCCCAGCAAGGTGCATTCTCATCAAGTAA
- the LOC102699893 gene encoding DNA-directed RNA polymerases II, IV and V subunit 3-like, whose product MDRPAAGASYQRFPRVRIRELKDDYAKFELRDTDASMANALRRVMIAEVPTVAIDLVEIEVNSSVLNDEFIAHRLGLIPLTSAAAMGMRFSRDCDACDGDGSCEYCSVEFHLAARATDSDQTLEVTSNDLRSTDPKVCPVDQARAYQHALGGSEPFDTAAAADQRGILIVKLRRGQELRLRAIARKGIGKDHAKWSPAATVTFMYEPEIRINEELMETLTLDEKRSLVESSPTKVFNIDPNTQQVVVEDPEAYTYDDEVIKKADAMGKPGLIEINAKEDSFIFTVETTGAITAYDLIMNAITVLRQKLDGVRLQDDDGDLGELGAHLVGG is encoded by the exons ATGGACCGCCCGGCTGCCGGCGCGTCGTACCAGCGGTTCCCGCGCGTGCGGATCCGCGAGCTCAAGGACGACTACGCCAAGTTCGAGCTCCGCGACACCGACGCCAGCATGGCCAACGCCCTCCGCCGCGTCATGATCGCCGAGGTCCCCACCGTCGCCATCGACCTCGTCGAGATCGAGGTCAACTCCTCCGTTCTCAACGACGAGTTCATCGCCCACCGCCTCGGCCTCATCCCcctcacctccgccgccgccatgggcaTGCGCTTCTCCCGTGACTGCGATgcctgcgacggcgacggctcctGCGAGTACTGCTCCGTCGAGTtccacctcgccgcccgcgccaccGACTCCGACCAGACGCTCGAGGTCACCTCCAACGACCTCCGCTCCACCGACCCCAAGGTCTGCCCCGTCGACCAGGCCAGGGCATACCAGCACGCCCTTGGCGGAAGCGAACCCTTCgacactgctgctgctgcagacCAGAG GGGCATACTAATTGTCAAGCTGCGTCGGGGCCAAGAGCTAAGGCTCCGAGCAATTGCTAGGAAGGGAATCGGCAAGGACCATGCGAAGTGGTCCCCTGCTGCTACTGTGACTTTCATGTATGAGCCTGAAATACGTATTAATGAAGAACTCATGGAAACATTAACACTGGACGAAAAACGAAGCTTGGTGGAGAGTAGCCCTACAAAAGTGTTTAACATTGATCCCAACACCCAACAG GTGGTGGTTGAGGATCCAGAGGCATATACATATGACGATGAGGTTATCAAGAAAGCAGATGCCATGGGAAAGCCAGGATTGATAGAGATCAATGCTAAGGAGGACAGCTTTATATTCACTGTAGAAACAACCGGTGCCATCACAGCTTATGATCTGATAATGAACGCTATCACTGTCTTGAGGCAGAAGCTGGATGGTGTTCGTCTACAAGATGATGATGGCGACCTTGGTGAACTTGGTGCCCATCTTGTTGGAGGCTAA